A region from the Micrococcus cohnii genome encodes:
- a CDS encoding heme o synthase, translated as MSSTVEPSVTAAEGVVSREPEPAGPPRPLSLRRKAKAYLELTKPRVIELLLVTTLPTMIFAQRGFPDLVTMAATLIGGAMAAGASGAFNCYIDRDIDRVMKRTERRPLVTGEVTPREALVFSWVLTALSLVILYVGANLLAAALGAAAIFFYVVVYSLVLKRRTEQNIVWGGIAGCFPVLIAWAAVRESVEWPAVILFVVIFLWTPPHYWPLSMKYKRDYQEADVPMLGAVASARLVSNQVVLYAWATVVCSLLLVPLGWAGIVYTAVAVGVGGWFVWESHVLQRQAQSPDFEDRKAMRVFHLSISYLTLLFIALAVDPFVGAPLMQFGA; from the coding sequence ATGTCATCCACCGTGGAGCCGTCCGTCACCGCCGCCGAAGGCGTCGTGAGCCGCGAGCCGGAGCCTGCGGGCCCCCCGCGGCCGTTGAGCCTGCGCCGCAAGGCGAAGGCTTACCTCGAGCTGACGAAACCGCGCGTCATCGAGCTGTTGCTGGTGACGACACTGCCCACGATGATCTTCGCCCAGCGCGGTTTCCCGGACCTGGTCACGATGGCCGCCACGCTGATCGGTGGCGCGATGGCCGCGGGGGCTTCGGGTGCGTTCAACTGCTACATCGACCGCGACATCGACCGTGTGATGAAGCGGACGGAACGACGCCCGCTCGTCACCGGTGAGGTCACCCCCCGTGAGGCCTTGGTCTTCTCCTGGGTGCTCACCGCGCTCTCGCTGGTGATCCTGTACGTCGGCGCGAATCTGTTGGCGGCCGCGCTCGGGGCCGCCGCCATTTTCTTCTACGTGGTCGTGTATTCGCTGGTGCTCAAGCGACGCACCGAGCAGAACATCGTGTGGGGCGGCATCGCCGGCTGCTTCCCGGTGCTGATCGCGTGGGCCGCCGTGCGTGAGAGCGTCGAGTGGCCGGCGGTCATCCTGTTCGTCGTCATCTTCCTGTGGACGCCGCCGCACTATTGGCCGCTGTCCATGAAGTACAAGCGTGACTACCAGGAGGCCGATGTGCCCATGCTCGGCGCCGTCGCCTCCGCGCGCCTGGTGTCGAACCAGGTCGTGCTGTACGCATGGGCCACCGTGGTGTGCTCGCTGCTGCTCGTCCCGCTGGGCTGGGCCGGCATCGTCTACACCGCCGTCGCGGTGGGCGTGGGCGGCTGGTTCGTGTGGGAGTCACACGTGCTGCAGCGCCAGGCCCAGAGCCCGGACTTCGAGGACCGCAAGGCCATGCGTGTCTTCCACCTGTCGATCAGCTACCTCACGCTGCTGTTCATCGCCCTGGCGGTCGATCCGTTCGTCGGCGCGCCGCTCATGCAGTTCGGCGCCTGA